The following proteins come from a genomic window of Campylobacter concisus:
- the tssM gene encoding type VI secretion system membrane subunit TssM, whose protein sequence is MAFIDYLRRFFVFFRFKHSTILVASIALSILFWLYAPLIAFNDVYSFASISSRVTILIAFWAVILFFVLIKPLMHYLASQKDEKNNKLKEIKKESMDSFGKAKRNFMLSLKDAKATWKKDINFKKLPLIMIMGNEGAGKSAFINYSNIEFPLSDSLDTYKKIHKSTTNFNLYISKFGALLDTEGIHFAQESLYQPTATEELPEDDVDKNRDYLLKKSIWSEFLHFLKRNDFNARLSGAALIIDTKKFLEGTQEYFDELIRYMIKRVNDCEKHLNIKFPIYIVFSKLDLIDGMGDYFRLFNEDVANKALGINLDPNFSKQSLETELKNLSESLFKHLMSKNSISHLLEDKKRSYLFLKQLDNFFALVKDFVAKLSSQNALKNSSTINGIYFVSAYQENIPINYLTNTICDRYNIKKPLLRAVNNYSKQSYFVKSFLKEIAFKANLNKFSAQNRFTKFANFILVAILCAGVYLGSSFILDTKNIKEQNAINNANKISSYLDGKKYKDLSPTQKIELLNLLKQSLNDYPRIFSGDTKFEYITLDTSYKGFTPVKALYYDLNADFFKNTVLTEMENILKNESDPDKLIKAFYMYDSLFDKDYTNVDLFKIWISTNWDKFEKYGVAKDEFLSHIEAILKAENLNITADTVAQSIANTRLSPVQRAQRLYYILEFISFKDDKSFYDIKKDVENLYTVVQEKEAFKPFNKIYTKENLRDFLSKLSSNIDQTAGIESWLMETNSSLKDISSNDKKELSIAVIELYLQNYADKWSQILREIEPNEFTTKKEVIEELDILSKRENPLNSLIKLTNQNTNLNDENLLKYIYSLGFASSEIKRVFSDFSAKFTNYHALNSNDLLDIISNDVTSVYKKVSDYNFEMLQSNDDKIVYAINGIKNENDPFVVLNNDAKKLPDELNEYYQKLSTLAWKQVENGASALLSTAYRDDVFDDFESLIKPFYPFNEQSPKAVSIEEFKRFFGKNGTWNSFYDRYLKQILSKTADGYKIRPKYVKELRFNRDFLKNIAYIDRISNLMLDSNDELKLNYNLKAVDLSANFSHINISYSNNSLTYDHTIASNLIVSSKNFDISTQFKFNAVSSAGSERKELSFDGEWGWYKILKASNFSSVGVSTLNFDGRRDSYFGFEVTPNGGELLELMDIIPTINLPKKMLY, encoded by the coding sequence ATGGCATTTATCGATTACCTAAGAAGATTTTTTGTCTTTTTTAGATTCAAACACAGTACAATTTTGGTAGCTTCTATTGCATTAAGTATCTTATTTTGGCTTTATGCTCCACTTATAGCTTTTAATGATGTATATAGCTTTGCTAGCATAAGTTCAAGAGTCACTATATTAATTGCATTTTGGGCAGTTATTTTGTTTTTTGTTTTAATCAAACCATTAATGCACTATTTAGCATCTCAAAAAGATGAAAAAAATAATAAGCTAAAAGAGATAAAAAAAGAGTCTATGGATAGTTTTGGTAAGGCAAAAAGAAATTTTATGCTTTCTTTGAAAGATGCCAAAGCAACATGGAAAAAAGATATAAATTTTAAAAAATTACCTTTAATAATGATAATGGGTAATGAAGGTGCTGGAAAGAGCGCATTTATAAACTACTCAAATATAGAATTTCCACTATCTGATAGTTTGGATACTTATAAAAAAATACACAAAAGTACAACAAACTTTAATCTTTACATTTCAAAATTTGGCGCACTTTTAGATACTGAGGGTATACATTTTGCACAAGAGAGCTTGTACCAGCCAACAGCTACTGAAGAGCTTCCTGAAGATGATGTGGATAAAAATAGGGATTACTTGCTTAAAAAAAGCATCTGGAGTGAATTTTTGCACTTTTTAAAACGAAATGATTTTAACGCTAGATTAAGTGGCGCGGCTTTAATCATAGATACTAAAAAATTCCTTGAAGGCACGCAAGAATATTTTGATGAATTAATTAGATATATGATAAAAAGGGTTAATGACTGTGAGAAACATCTAAACATTAAATTCCCTATTTATATTGTTTTTAGCAAACTTGACTTAATAGATGGCATGGGAGATTATTTCAGGCTTTTCAATGAAGATGTGGCAAATAAAGCTCTAGGAATAAACTTAGATCCAAATTTCTCAAAACAATCACTAGAAACTGAACTAAAAAACCTAAGCGAGTCATTATTTAAACATCTCATGAGTAAGAATTCGATTTCGCATTTATTGGAAGATAAAAAACGTTCATATCTCTTTTTAAAACAACTTGATAATTTTTTTGCTTTAGTAAAAGATTTTGTAGCAAAGCTAAGCTCTCAAAATGCACTTAAAAATAGCTCAACCATAAATGGAATTTATTTCGTTAGTGCTTATCAAGAAAATATACCTATAAACTACCTTACAAATACTATTTGCGATAGATATAACATCAAAAAACCACTTTTAAGAGCAGTAAATAACTATAGCAAACAAAGCTATTTTGTAAAATCATTTTTAAAAGAGATAGCTTTTAAAGCCAACTTAAATAAATTTAGTGCTCAAAATAGATTTACAAAATTTGCAAATTTTATTTTAGTAGCCATACTTTGTGCTGGAGTATATTTGGGTTCTAGTTTTATTCTAGATACCAAAAATATAAAAGAGCAAAATGCTATAAATAATGCAAATAAAATTTCTTCATACCTTGATGGTAAAAAATACAAGGATCTCTCTCCAACACAAAAGATTGAGCTTCTAAATTTACTAAAACAAAGTCTAAATGACTATCCAAGAATCTTTAGCGGCGATACTAAATTTGAGTATATAACACTAGATACTTCGTATAAAGGCTTTACTCCAGTTAAAGCGCTTTACTATGATTTAAATGCTGATTTTTTCAAAAATACAGTTTTAACTGAAATGGAAAATATACTAAAAAATGAAAGCGATCCAGATAAGCTAATAAAAGCATTTTATATGTATGATTCGCTCTTTGATAAAGATTACACAAATGTGGATTTATTTAAAATTTGGATTAGCACAAACTGGGATAAATTTGAAAAATATGGCGTTGCAAAAGATGAATTTTTATCTCATATTGAGGCTATTTTAAAGGCAGAAAATTTAAACATAACTGCAGATACAGTTGCTCAAAGTATAGCAAATACGAGACTATCACCTGTCCAAAGAGCACAAAGACTCTACTACATACTTGAGTTCATATCATTTAAGGATGATAAATCTTTTTACGATATTAAAAAAGATGTTGAAAATTTATACACAGTAGTCCAAGAAAAAGAAGCATTTAAGCCATTTAATAAAATTTATACAAAAGAAAATTTAAGAGATTTCTTGTCAAAGCTTAGCTCAAACATAGATCAAACAGCTGGAATAGAGTCTTGGCTAATGGAGACAAATTCTTCTTTAAAAGATATTAGCTCAAATGATAAGAAAGAGTTAAGTATTGCTGTAATAGAGCTTTATTTGCAAAACTATGCTGATAAGTGGAGCCAAATTTTAAGAGAAATAGAACCAAATGAATTTACTACAAAAAAAGAGGTCATAGAAGAGCTCGACATCTTGTCAAAGAGAGAAAATCCTTTAAATTCTTTAATAAAATTAACTAATCAAAATACAAATTTAAATGATGAGAATTTACTAAAATATATCTATTCTCTAGGATTTGCTTCAAGTGAGATAAAACGTGTTTTCAGCGATTTTAGTGCTAAATTTACTAACTATCATGCGTTAAATTCTAATGACTTGCTAGATATTATAAGTAATGACGTAACAAGCGTTTATAAAAAAGTTAGTGACTATAACTTCGAAATGCTTCAAAGCAACGATGATAAAATAGTTTATGCAATAAATGGTATAAAAAATGAAAACGACCCATTTGTTGTCTTAAATAATGATGCCAAGAAGCTTCCAGATGAGCTAAATGAATATTATCAAAAGTTATCGACACTTGCGTGGAAACAAGTAGAAAATGGCGCTTCAGCGCTTTTATCAACAGCATATAGAGATGATGTTTTTGATGATTTTGAAAGTCTTATCAAGCCATTTTATCCATTTAACGAACAATCTCCAAAGGCTGTCAGTATAGAAGAATTTAAAAGATTCTTTGGCAAAAATGGAACTTGGAATAGCTTTTATGATAGATATCTAAAACAAATCTTAAGTAAAACCGCTGATGGTTACAAAATAAGACCAAAATACGTAAAAGAGCTAAGATTTAATAGGGATTTCCTTAAAAATATCGCCTATATAGACAGAATTTCAAATTTAATGCTTGATTCAAATGATGAGCTAAAATTAAATTATAATTTAAAAGCTGTCGACTTATCGGCAAATTTTAGTCATATAAATATTAGTTATTCTAATAACTCTTTGACTTATGATCATACAATTGCCTCAAATTTGATAGTTTCAAGCAAAAATTTTGATATATCAACGCAGTTTAAATTCAATGCAGTTTCAAGTGCTGGAAGTGAAAGAAAAGAGTTAAGCTTTGATGGAGAGTGGGGCTGGTATAAGATATTAAAGGCTTCAAACTTTAGTAGCGTTGGCGTTAGTACGCTTAATTTTGATGGTAGAAGAGATTCGTATTTTGGCTTTGAAGTAACACCAAATGGAGGAGAGCTTTTAGAGCTTATGGATATCATACCAACGATAAATTTACCAAAGAAGATGCTTTATTAA
- a CDS encoding Hcp family type VI secretion system effector, with protein sequence MSQPVYIKVKGSTQGLISSGASTEASIGNRYQSGHEDEIMAQEVSHIVTVPTDPQSGQPSGQRVHKPFSFTTSLNKAVPLLYNALTQGERLPEVEIYWYRTSTSGGAEHFFTTKLEDATITDITLVSPNAQDKLNSDKTELFKVSMNYRKIVWEHVAAGTSGSDDWREATKKA encoded by the coding sequence ATGTCACAACCAGTGTATATTAAAGTGAAAGGTTCTACACAAGGACTTATTTCAAGTGGTGCTTCAACAGAAGCTAGTATAGGTAATCGCTATCAGTCAGGTCACGAAGATGAGATCATGGCTCAAGAGGTTTCTCATATAGTAACAGTTCCAACTGATCCACAAAGTGGCCAACCATCAGGTCAAAGAGTTCATAAGCCATTTAGTTTTACTACATCACTAAATAAAGCTGTTCCACTTCTTTACAATGCTTTAACACAAGGTGAAAGACTTCCAGAGGTTGAGATATATTGGTATAGAACATCAACTAGTGGTGGTGCGGAGCATTTCTTTACTACAAAACTAGAAGATGCAACTATAACAGATATTACTCTAGTAAGTCCAAATGCTCAAGATAAGCTAAACAGCGACAAAACAGAGCTTTTCAAAGTTTCAATGAACTATAGAAAGATAGTTTGGGAACACGTAGCTGCAGGTACAAGCGGAAGCGATGACTGGAGAGAAGCTACTAAAAAAGCTTAA
- the tssF gene encoding type VI secretion system baseplate subunit TssF — MDYNENNLAYFQKEMAYLDETRALFIKNFPKVAPFLDTKSKDPDVESIIENMAILTSRIRQELDENIPLIAESLVNILMPSYTNPFPSVCMQEFALRDDFSGVKEFIPKGSIVESKQINGITCKFQTIFDINLLPLKITKAFMSNNKSDYLLNLNISVTKDELSTKELDIDFLNLYLGDNVYFSSTLLMWLKNYLKFITISFEDSDQEIKLSPDKLSLDEFDERLIKSDEFGFEAFELLKELSFFPSKLNFVRLNSLSFLKNFSTKSFNIKFIFSKDMPSGYVPRLEYFSLFVTPAINLFAMSAEPILNNNRRSEYRIFLDRSNIDAYKIVSINKVVAHSSNNEKRILKNYKSFERFEFLNDERAKDYYFVSNKTDIKLNSYKEISFFKSDSKDQTISIDALCCNGDLPCKLRLGEIDRVLSHQGVTTKNLTIPTSVKRVKIDGNLLWKLVSILSFSYQSILEKGSFLALLNTFSVPDDEFFKKIANSLYDIKTKQIYRVDQGFAKRGLLCIFYIDESEFESIGNVYALGINLAKFLSKFASINSFCELKIKCIKSKILLNYDFLGGTKKLI, encoded by the coding sequence ATGGATTATAATGAAAATAATCTAGCTTATTTTCAAAAAGAGATGGCATATCTTGATGAAACAAGAGCCCTTTTTATTAAAAATTTTCCAAAAGTAGCACCCTTTTTAGATACTAAAAGCAAAGATCCTGATGTTGAGAGCATAATAGAAAATATGGCTATTTTAACATCGAGGATTAGGCAAGAACTAGATGAAAATATCCCACTAATCGCTGAGTCTTTAGTAAATATATTAATGCCAAGCTATACAAATCCTTTTCCATCAGTTTGTATGCAAGAATTTGCCTTAAGAGATGACTTCTCTGGGGTAAAAGAATTTATACCAAAAGGAAGTATAGTTGAGTCAAAGCAGATCAATGGCATAACGTGCAAATTTCAAACAATCTTTGACATAAATTTGCTTCCCTTAAAGATAACAAAAGCTTTTATGTCAAACAATAAGAGTGATTATCTTCTAAATTTAAATATAAGCGTTACAAAGGACGAGCTTAGCACTAAAGAACTTGATATAGATTTTTTAAATTTATATCTTGGAGATAATGTTTACTTCTCTTCTACACTCTTAATGTGGCTAAAAAATTACTTGAAATTTATTACAATAAGTTTTGAAGATAGCGATCAAGAGATAAAGTTAAGCCCTGATAAACTTAGTTTAGATGAGTTTGATGAGCGTTTGATAAAGAGTGATGAGTTTGGATTTGAAGCATTTGAGCTTTTAAAAGAGCTATCATTTTTTCCTTCAAAGTTAAATTTTGTGCGATTAAACAGTCTTAGTTTTCTTAAAAATTTTTCTACAAAAAGCTTTAATATTAAATTCATATTTTCAAAAGATATGCCAAGTGGATATGTGCCAAGGCTAGAATATTTTTCTCTTTTTGTTACGCCTGCAATAAATTTATTTGCAATGAGTGCCGAGCCTATTTTAAATAACAATAGGCGAAGCGAATATAGAATTTTTCTAGATCGCTCAAATATCGATGCTTATAAAATCGTTTCAATTAATAAGGTGGTCGCTCATAGTAGTAATAATGAAAAAAGGATATTAAAAAACTATAAAAGTTTTGAGAGATTTGAATTTTTAAATGATGAGCGAGCAAAAGATTATTATTTTGTCAGCAATAAAACAGATATAAAACTAAACTCTTATAAAGAAATTTCTTTTTTTAAAAGTGACTCTAAAGATCAAACCATTAGCATAGATGCACTTTGCTGCAATGGTGATTTACCTTGCAAACTAAGACTTGGTGAGATAGATAGAGTGTTATCCCATCAAGGAGTAACAACTAAAAATTTAACAATTCCAACTAGCGTAAAGCGAGTAAAAATAGATGGAAATCTTCTTTGGAAACTAGTTAGCATATTATCTTTTAGCTATCAAAGTATACTAGAGAAGGGCTCTTTTTTAGCACTTCTTAATACCTTTAGCGTGCCAGATGATGAGTTTTTTAAAAAAATTGCCAACTCGCTTTATGATATAAAAACAAAGCAAATTTATAGAGTTGATCAAGGCTTTGCAAAAAGAGGGTTGCTCTGCATATTCTATATAGATGAAAGCGAATTTGAGAGTATCGGAAATGTCTATGCTTTAGGTATAAATTTGGCTAAATTTTTATCAAAATTTGCATCAATCAATTCATTTTGTGAACTTAAAATAAAGTGTATAAAGAGTAAAATTTTGCTTAATTATGACTTCTTGGGTGGTACAAAAAAATTAATATGA
- the tssC gene encoding type VI secretion system contractile sheath large subunit produces MSETKVKTPIIESIMQRSKYSKDDESYSVVKQGVAEFISNIITTNNAEDKINKLALDEMIAHIDTLLSAQMDEILHNKSFQELESTWRGIRFLVERTNFNENVKIDLLDATKEEILDDFENNLDITQSTLYKQIYSAEYGQFGGEPVGAIVADYELDKSNQDMTFLNKMSSIAAMSHSPLLTSLSAKFFGLDNFGELENIKDLKSMLEGPQYTRWRTFRENEDAKYTGCMVNRFLTRSPYVPEDNPIKSFNYRETVNNHDDMLWGNGAYAFATRLTDSFADYRWCGNIIGPKGGGAVKDLPTYTYENYGSVQTKIPTEVLITDRREFELSENGFIALTLRRDSNNAAFFSANSALKPKIFPNTPEGKAAETNFRLGTQLPYVFLISRLAHYLKVLQREEIGTWKERSDVERGLNEWLRQYISDQENPPADVRSRRPFRSAKVIVSDIAGEPGWYKIELLARPHFKFMGANFELSLVGKLDKE; encoded by the coding sequence ATGTCTGAAACTAAAGTTAAAACTCCTATCATTGAAAGCATAATGCAAAGGAGTAAATATTCAAAAGATGACGAGAGTTATAGTGTTGTAAAGCAAGGAGTTGCTGAGTTTATTTCAAATATAATCACAACAAATAATGCTGAAGATAAAATAAATAAGCTCGCACTTGATGAAATGATAGCTCACATTGATACCCTTTTATCTGCTCAAATGGATGAAATTTTACATAATAAATCTTTTCAAGAGCTAGAATCAACTTGGCGTGGAATTAGATTTTTGGTCGAGAGAACAAATTTTAATGAAAATGTAAAAATTGATCTTTTAGATGCCACAAAAGAAGAAATTTTAGATGATTTTGAAAATAATCTAGATATAACTCAAAGTACACTTTATAAACAAATTTATTCAGCTGAATATGGACAATTTGGTGGTGAGCCAGTTGGTGCGATAGTGGCTGATTATGAGCTAGATAAATCAAATCAAGATATGACTTTTTTAAATAAAATGTCATCAATTGCTGCAATGAGCCATTCACCACTTCTTACATCTCTTTCTGCTAAATTTTTCGGACTTGATAATTTTGGTGAGCTTGAAAATATAAAAGATCTAAAAAGCATGCTAGAAGGCCCACAATATACAAGATGGAGAACTTTTAGGGAAAATGAAGATGCAAAATACACAGGATGTATGGTAAATAGATTTCTTACAAGATCTCCTTATGTGCCGGAGGATAACCCTATAAAGAGCTTTAATTATAGAGAAACTGTAAATAATCACGATGATATGCTTTGGGGCAATGGAGCTTATGCGTTTGCTACAAGGCTTACAGATAGTTTTGCTGATTATAGATGGTGCGGCAATATCATTGGGCCAAAAGGTGGCGGTGCCGTAAAAGATCTTCCAACTTATACTTATGAAAACTATGGAAGCGTCCAAACAAAAATTCCAACCGAAGTTTTGATCACGGATAGAAGAGAATTTGAACTTTCAGAAAATGGATTTATCGCTCTTACTTTAAGAAGAGATAGCAATAACGCTGCATTTTTCTCTGCTAACTCTGCATTAAAGCCTAAAATTTTTCCAAATACTCCAGAAGGTAAAGCTGCTGAGACAAATTTTAGGCTCGGAACTCAACTGCCTTATGTATTCTTAATCTCTCGTTTGGCTCATTATCTAAAAGTGCTTCAAAGAGAAGAGATAGGTACATGGAAAGAGCGTAGTGATGTTGAGCGCGGCTTAAATGAATGGCTAAGACAATACATCTCAGATCAGGAAAATCCACCAGCAGATGTTAGAAGTAGAAGACCATTTAGAAGTGCAAAAGTAATCGTCAGTGATATAGCTGGCGAGCCTGGATGGTATAAAATAGAGCTTTTGGCTAGACCTCACTTTAAATTTATGGGAGCAAATTTCGAGCTTTCTTTGGTCGGAAAACTAGACAAAGAGTAA
- the tssB gene encoding type VI secretion system contractile sheath small subunit, with amino-acid sequence MADNLIPPKERINIVYKTKTNDQEADVELPLKLMVVANLTGENQTPLEDREVISINKINFDQVMKSLDIHTNFSVKNKLNSNNEDLNIDLDFESIHDFNPDNIINQIPELKKLLQLRKALVALKGPMGNMPDFRKAVLEAIKDEDSRKQLLLEIKDEQDKE; translated from the coding sequence ATGGCAGATAATCTAATCCCACCAAAAGAACGCATAAATATAGTTTATAAAACTAAGACAAATGACCAAGAGGCTGATGTAGAGCTTCCATTAAAACTTATGGTAGTTGCAAATTTAACTGGTGAAAACCAAACTCCACTTGAAGATCGTGAAGTGATTTCTATCAATAAAATAAATTTTGATCAGGTTATGAAAAGCTTAGATATTCATACAAATTTCTCTGTAAAAAATAAGCTAAATTCTAACAATGAAGATTTAAATATTGACCTTGATTTTGAAAGCATTCATGATTTTAATCCAGATAATATTATAAATCAAATTCCTGAGCTAAAAAAACTTTTACAGCTTAGAAAAGCTTTAGTTGCATTAAAAGGTCCTATGGGCAATATGCCTGATTTTAGAAAAGCGGTTTTAGAAGCTATAAAAGATGAAGATAGTAGAAAACAACTTCTTTTAGAGATTAAAGACGAACAAGATAAGGAATAA
- a CDS encoding type VI secretion system baseplate subunit TssG translates to MNKELNQASFFKLVKNCLKHHDRRDIFLKNSPSFAYPINELESLNKEDAIKIVVNFMGLLGSGSHLTSYILEKISKSSDNNFEKFFDFFDNYLLWLFFDSISLKNYARSFEKELDDKISKILLDVLNISNKKLAKKFLPFSPLIISQRRPKREIEFALQRHFNLKNKLFLLENLPNQIFIAPSNLNLLGIKNRTLGRNFILGKKLFEKQTKIAVYINGIDYEEAIDFFPKRRKFKELQDTLIFFTNNEFVADLYIKINYSPKMQLKLGIDESYSKIGLGARLKSNKNMSNFIKFRLCS, encoded by the coding sequence ATGAACAAAGAACTAAATCAAGCTTCTTTTTTTAAATTAGTAAAGAACTGCCTAAAGCATCACGATAGAAGGGATATTTTTTTAAAAAATAGCCCAAGTTTTGCTTATCCAATTAATGAGCTTGAGAGCTTAAATAAAGAGGATGCAATAAAAATCGTCGTAAATTTTATGGGTCTTTTGGGAAGTGGCTCGCATCTTACGAGCTATATTTTAGAAAAGATCTCAAAGAGTAGCGATAATAATTTTGAAAAATTTTTTGACTTTTTTGACAATTACTTGCTTTGGCTTTTCTTTGATAGCATTAGTTTAAAAAATTATGCAAGATCCTTTGAAAAAGAGCTTGATGATAAAATTTCAAAGATTTTATTGGATGTATTAAACATAAGCAATAAAAAATTAGCAAAAAAATTCTTACCATTTTCTCCGCTTATTATTAGCCAAAGAAGGCCTAAAAGAGAGATCGAGTTTGCCTTGCAGCGTCATTTTAATTTAAAAAATAAACTATTTTTACTAGAAAATTTACCAAATCAAATTTTCATAGCGCCTTCAAATTTAAATTTGCTTGGTATCAAAAATAGGACTTTGGGCAGAAATTTTATACTTGGTAAAAAGCTTTTTGAGAAACAAACTAAAATAGCAGTTTATATAAATGGCATAGATTATGAAGAAGCTATTGATTTTTTCCCAAAAAGAAGAAAATTTAAAGAGCTTCAAGATACTCTTATCTTTTTTACAAACAATGAATTTGTTGCCGATTTATACATAAAAATAAACTATTCTCCAAAGATGCAATTAAAGCTTGGGATAGATGAAAGTTATAGTAAAATAGGCCTTGGTGCAAGGCTTAAAAGTAATAAAAATATGTCAAATTTTATAAAATTTAGGCTTTGCTCTTAA